In Streptococcus mitis, the DNA window AATCCAATTGAAAGTCAATTTTCTATTTATGATAGGGTGATCCCTGCTGAATCGTAAAAGCCCGATAGATTTGTTCAACAAGGACTAGTCTCATTAACTGATGAGGCAAGGTTAAGCGACTAAAACTAACAGAAAGATTGGCTCTTTTTTTTACATCCTGTGCTAACCCCAGACTCCCTCCAATAATAAAGGTAAGAGTAGAAAATCCTTTTATAGAAGCTTCTTCTAGCTGCTTACTAAATTCTTCTGAGGAGAAAGTTCTCCCTTCGATAGCCAACGCAATAACAAAATCACGGTCACCAACTTTTGATAAAATTCTCTGACCTTCTATTTCTAAAATCTTTTGATTTTCTGACTCACTGGCCCTATCTGGTGTTTTTTCATCTGCTAGCTCAATCATTTCAAGCTTAGCAAATCGAGAAATTCGTTTTGAATACTCTGCGATACCATCTTTTAAATACTTTTCTTTCAGTTTCCCAACTGTTACAACTTTAATTTTCATGACTCTATTCTAACATATTCTCTATTTTTTCACATCTTATTCACAAAATAAAAGGTTAATTTTAGCCGAGAAAACCACAGATTTTTGAAAGTTATCCACAATCTGTGAAAAACTTTTATTTTTAAGTTATAATTAAGCTAGTCAGTTTATACTTTCAGTAATTTCAAACAAATGGAGGCAAATATGAAACATCTAAAAATATTTTACAAAAAATGGTTTCAATTATTAGTCGTTATCGTCATTAGCTTTTTTAGTGGAGCCTTGGGTAGTTTTTCAATAACCCAGCTAAC includes these proteins:
- the rlmH gene encoding 23S rRNA (pseudouridine(1915)-N(3))-methyltransferase RlmH yields the protein MKIKVVTVGKLKEKYLKDGIAEYSKRISRFAKLEMIELADEKTPDRASESENQKILEIEGQRILSKVGDRDFVIALAIEGRTFSSEEFSKQLEEASIKGFSTLTFIIGGSLGLAQDVKKRANLSVSFSRLTLPHQLMRLVLVEQIYRAFTIQQGSPYHK